In Propionimicrobium sp. PCR01-08-3, one DNA window encodes the following:
- a CDS encoding FAD-dependent oxidoreductase, producing the protein MSEYDYLIIGGGEAANAAARGIREQDQNGSIGIISADTDGPYDRTALTKALWTDPDSTEQSILAGTDADTGATLLLNTTVKVIHRGSHEVSTSGGETIGYKKLLLAMGSVPTAISGSSDERIIAMRSLSDYRKIRELIADDKTAIVVGGGFIGTEIAASLASNDVDVTLIYPERVLGERSYPKVITDEIHQAYVDHGVRLVAGHLVDHAVIGSDGRPGVVLDDGSTYSAAVVIAGMSAKPALGLASEAGLDVDKGVLVDEHLRTSDPDIWAAGDIIEYRDAILGRTRIEHVDHARHSGATAGHSMAGSDEVYDYTPFFWSDIFDNGYEAIGRLDATLTTEVVDVDDGHVVYYLDDQSRPVGVLAWNVWDTMDRARQVLADAPTDREALRARIS; encoded by the coding sequence ATGAGCGAATATGACTACCTGATCATCGGCGGCGGCGAGGCGGCCAACGCGGCTGCCCGCGGAATCCGTGAGCAGGACCAGAACGGATCGATAGGAATCATCAGTGCCGACACCGATGGACCCTACGACCGCACGGCGCTGACCAAGGCATTGTGGACCGATCCCGATAGCACCGAGCAGTCCATCCTGGCCGGCACCGATGCCGACACGGGCGCGACGTTGCTGTTGAACACGACGGTCAAGGTGATTCATCGCGGTTCCCACGAGGTCAGCACATCGGGTGGCGAGACGATCGGCTATAAGAAGCTGCTGCTGGCCATGGGTTCTGTTCCCACAGCGATTTCCGGCAGCTCGGACGAACGGATTATCGCGATGCGTTCACTGTCCGACTACCGCAAGATCCGCGAACTCATTGCGGACGACAAGACCGCGATCGTGGTCGGCGGCGGTTTCATCGGCACCGAGATCGCGGCAAGTCTCGCGTCCAACGATGTCGACGTGACGCTGATCTATCCGGAGCGGGTGCTGGGTGAGCGAAGCTATCCGAAGGTCATCACCGACGAGATTCACCAGGCCTACGTCGATCACGGCGTCAGGCTGGTCGCCGGTCACCTCGTCGATCACGCAGTCATCGGTTCCGATGGACGCCCCGGCGTCGTCCTGGACGACGGCAGCACGTATTCGGCCGCAGTGGTGATTGCCGGTATGAGCGCCAAGCCTGCGCTTGGGCTGGCGTCCGAGGCCGGGCTCGATGTCGACAAGGGCGTACTGGTCGACGAACACCTGCGGACCTCCGATCCCGACATCTGGGCGGCCGGAGACATCATCGAATATCGCGATGCGATTCTCGGTCGCACCCGCATCGAGCACGTCGACCACGCGCGGCATTCCGGCGCGACGGCGGGGCATTCGATGGCCGGCAGCGACGAGGTCTACGACTACACGCCGTTCTTCTGGTCTGACATCTTCGACAACGGCTACGAGGCGATCGGACGTCTGGACGCTACGCTCACCACCGAGGTCGTCGATGTCGACGATGGACATGTCGTCTACTATCTGGACGATCAGTCGCGTCCGGTGGGCGTGCTCGCCTGGAATGTCTGGGACACGATGGATCGTGCTCGCCAGGTGCTGGCGGACGCCCCGACCGATCGCGAGGCGTTACGCGCACGTATTAGTTAG
- the rimM gene encoding ribosome maturation factor RimM (Essential for efficient processing of 16S rRNA): MAQLVEVTVGVIGRAHGVRGDVNVEPRTDEIERRFAAGSTMRTDQGESLTVADFRQPSGRLIVTFTEVADRTAAEKLRGRALVMKIAPDERPSGHDEYFDRQLVGLRVLGTDGRARGTISGVVHGPAQDLLVVDVDQDERMVPFVRALVPVVDVDAGSVQLADVPGLLDDEVAEA, translated from the coding sequence ATGGCCCAGCTGGTAGAAGTCACCGTGGGTGTCATCGGACGCGCACACGGAGTGCGTGGCGACGTCAACGTCGAACCCCGTACCGATGAGATCGAGCGCCGGTTCGCGGCCGGGTCCACCATGCGCACCGATCAGGGCGAGTCGTTGACCGTCGCAGACTTCAGGCAGCCGTCGGGCCGATTGATCGTGACCTTCACGGAAGTTGCCGATCGCACAGCCGCCGAGAAGCTACGTGGACGAGCCCTCGTCATGAAAATCGCCCCCGATGAGCGGCCCAGCGGCCACGACGAGTATTTCGATCGTCAGCTGGTGGGGTTGCGGGTGCTCGGCACCGATGGCCGGGCCCGGGGGACGATCAGCGGTGTCGTCCATGGCCCTGCCCAGGATCTCCTGGTGGTCGATGTCGACCAGGACGAACGCATGGTGCCGTTCGTCCGTGCCCTGGTGCCCGTGGTCGATGTGGACGCCGGTAGCGTGCAGCTTGCCGACGTGCCGGGGCTCCTCGATGACGAGGTGGCGGAGGCCTGA
- the rpsP gene encoding 30S ribosomal protein S16, which produces MATKIRLKRLGKIRSPHYRVVVMDSRTRRDGHAIEEIGIYHPKNEPSVIRIDSERAQYWLGVGAQPTEAIVALLKRTGDWQKFTGDDSPAGIDPQPEPVDKLARFNAALAEADGEPVTEAISKKSKKDEAADEAAEASEEA; this is translated from the coding sequence GTGGCCACCAAGATTCGTCTGAAGCGGCTCGGCAAGATCCGCTCGCCGCACTACCGCGTTGTCGTCATGGATTCCCGTACCCGTCGGGACGGCCATGCCATCGAGGAAATCGGGATCTACCATCCCAAGAACGAGCCGTCGGTTATCCGCATCGATTCTGAGCGCGCACAGTACTGGCTGGGCGTCGGAGCCCAGCCGACCGAGGCCATCGTCGCGCTGCTCAAGCGCACCGGTGATTGGCAGAAGTTCACCGGCGACGATTCGCCTGCCGGCATTGATCCTCAGCCGGAGCCGGTCGACAAGCTGGCCCGTTTCAACGCTGCACTCGCGGAGGCCGATGGCGAGCCCGTCACCGAGGCGATCAGCAAGAAGTCGAAGAAGGACGAGGCCGCCGACGAGGCTGCTGAGGCTTCCGAGGAGGCCTGA
- a CDS encoding RNA-binding protein gives MLAEALEHLVQGIVSNPDDVRIRDKELRHGRMLEVRVNPDDIGKVIGRQGRTASALRTVVQALAGHEQIRVDFVDVDRRPGRGRR, from the coding sequence ATGCTGGCCGAGGCGCTCGAACATCTGGTTCAGGGCATCGTCAGCAACCCTGATGACGTTCGCATCCGCGACAAGGAGCTACGTCACGGCAGGATGCTGGAGGTGCGTGTGAACCCCGACGACATCGGTAAGGTCATCGGCCGTCAAGGACGCACCGCTTCGGCGTTGCGCACCGTGGTGCAGGCGCTGGCCGGGCATGAGCAGATCCGTGTCGACTTCGTCGATGTGGACCGCAGGCCCGGACGCGGCCGCCGCTGA
- the trmD gene encoding tRNA (guanosine(37)-N1)-methyltransferase TrmD — protein MRIDIFSIFPDYFAPLRLSLIGKAIDDGLLDVRVHDLRDWTHDRHRTVDDTPYGGGAGMVMKPEPWGEALDALLASYNSAAAAGQVSAPAADRARCAETLVDAAGTNEASALSGNDRFGDRSVDDGRPVLLVPSPSGRPFTQQAAEELSYRSRIAFACGRYEGIDHRVVEWADQHFDVSEVSLGDYVLNGGEVAALAMIEAVVRLIPGVIGNPSSLVEESYSSASDHLLEYPVFTKPASWRGFDVPEVLLSGHHGKVAEWRHEQSVEITSRRRPDLLN, from the coding sequence ATGCGCATAGACATCTTCTCGATCTTTCCCGACTACTTCGCGCCGCTGCGGCTCAGCCTGATCGGCAAGGCCATCGACGATGGTCTGCTCGACGTACGCGTCCACGATCTACGCGATTGGACGCATGACCGGCATCGTACGGTGGACGACACCCCCTACGGTGGGGGAGCGGGCATGGTGATGAAGCCGGAACCGTGGGGTGAGGCGCTGGACGCGCTGCTGGCAAGCTATAACAGCGCCGCCGCTGCCGGGCAGGTTAGCGCGCCTGCCGCCGATCGGGCCCGGTGCGCGGAGACGCTCGTGGACGCGGCCGGCACCAACGAGGCCTCGGCGCTGTCGGGAAATGATCGTTTCGGCGACCGATCGGTCGATGACGGGCGCCCGGTGCTGTTGGTGCCGTCTCCCTCGGGACGGCCCTTCACTCAGCAGGCGGCCGAAGAGCTGTCGTACCGGTCGCGGATCGCATTCGCGTGCGGGCGCTACGAAGGTATCGACCACCGGGTGGTGGAATGGGCGGACCAGCATTTTGATGTTAGTGAGGTTAGCCTTGGCGACTACGTCCTGAATGGCGGTGAAGTAGCGGCCTTGGCTATGATCGAGGCCGTTGTGCGCCTGATTCCGGGCGTGATCGGCAATCCCTCTTCACTCGTCGAGGAATCGTATTCGTCGGCTTCCGATCATCTGCTCGAGTACCCCGTCTTCACCAAACCTGCTAGTTGGCGCGGATTTGACGTGCCCGAGGTGCTGCTCAGTGGACACCACGGCAAAGTTGCCGAATGGCGTCACGAGCAGTCCGTCGAGATCACGTCACGAAGGCGCCCCGACCTGCTGAATTAG
- the smc gene encoding chromosome segregation protein SMC — MYLKQLTLKGFKSFASATTLNFEPGITAIVGPNGSGKSNVVDALAWVMGEQGAKSLRGAKMEDVIFAGTSGRAPLGRAEVSLTIDNTDGVLPIDYTEVTISRTLFRTGGSEYAINGHGVRLLDVQELLSDTGMGREMHVIVGQGQLDQILQATPEARRGFIEEAAGVLKHRRRKDKAVRKLESTAANLARLTDLIAEIRRQLKPLGRQAAVARKAATVQAELRDAKARLLADDLTQAQLALDSDRAAEAELQTRKQTAEHELAAAREAEAALERQLDELKPRLAGAQENWYALAGLAERVTSTGQVAAERMRHGEAQPATPSGRDPEALEQEEAKVREQEAELAAEVTTSRQRLEQASADRSAAEKAEADEARRYQAQLRAIADRREGLAKLTGQVNSLQSRLQASDEEESRLSARVTEAEQRATEAEHQYKVLETRLGGVSDGEFDLDAGYEQALAEQQEVEEEISGLKSAEQEAEQRQAMLGARIDALRVGLQRRDASGALLASEPIDGLLGSLPEMITVDPRWQHAVSVALGAATEALVATGFPTVNEAFDRLKTEDLGRAGLLISGPADQTQSHAQPGRTLPGAACWAMDAITADPRLTSALRQLLGTVALVDDLAGAQALIADFPELTAVTADGDLVSAWFASGGSAAQPSVIEVQASIDQARTELESAKHDAEQLRFRIAAANQRLQQATNATAIAFEQLNESDAQLTALTEQLSTWRQSGQSARVEADRLRQAIEQAGHNQASNREKLAELESRLEAAQSEDELAAPDATQRDRLTVASRQAREKEMDARLALRTAEERARSLAGRADSLRRAAQNERLARQKAQARAEQLRREATAARAVLTAAQWLSGRVEKAKAAAQAERQAAEESRVMAETKLGQQRADARTKARQLEELVEGEHKDQMARIEMTMRVEQLAERTMTELGMEQGVLVDEYGPDQLIPVITNPDGTPIDPETDEVPEPYPFVRKEQESRLRTAERNLAALGKINPLALEEFEAMNERHQFLAEQLEDLKKTRKDLLDIIDQVDKRVQEVFAAAYEDVATTFSDVFGRLFPGGEGRLVLTDPADMLTTGIEVEARPAGKKVRRLSLLSGGERSLVAVGFLISLFIARPSPFYILDEVEAALDDINLSRLLSIYEELRENSQLLIITHQKRTMEIADALYGVTMRGDGVSTVISQRLAER; from the coding sequence GTGTACCTCAAGCAGCTGACTCTGAAGGGCTTCAAATCGTTCGCGTCGGCGACGACGCTGAACTTCGAGCCCGGAATCACTGCCATCGTCGGACCGAACGGCTCGGGCAAATCGAATGTGGTGGACGCCCTGGCCTGGGTGATGGGTGAGCAGGGCGCCAAATCATTGCGTGGCGCGAAGATGGAAGATGTCATCTTCGCCGGCACCTCAGGGCGGGCTCCGCTGGGCAGGGCCGAGGTCTCCTTGACCATCGACAACACCGATGGCGTTTTGCCCATTGACTACACAGAAGTGACGATCAGCCGCACCCTGTTTCGCACCGGCGGGTCGGAATACGCGATCAACGGTCATGGCGTCCGGCTGCTCGATGTTCAGGAGCTGCTGAGCGACACAGGCATGGGCCGCGAGATGCATGTCATCGTCGGCCAGGGCCAACTCGACCAAATCCTGCAGGCGACTCCCGAAGCCCGGCGTGGATTCATCGAAGAGGCGGCAGGAGTGCTGAAGCATCGCCGCCGCAAGGACAAGGCCGTCCGCAAACTCGAATCGACCGCCGCGAACCTGGCCCGGCTCACCGACCTGATCGCAGAGATCCGCCGACAACTCAAGCCGCTCGGACGCCAGGCGGCCGTCGCCCGCAAGGCCGCCACCGTGCAGGCAGAGCTTCGGGACGCCAAGGCCCGGCTGCTGGCCGACGATCTCACCCAGGCCCAGCTCGCACTCGATTCCGATCGTGCCGCCGAAGCCGAGCTGCAGACCCGCAAACAGACGGCCGAACACGAACTCGCTGCCGCCCGCGAAGCCGAAGCCGCCCTGGAGAGACAGCTCGACGAGCTGAAGCCCCGGCTGGCCGGCGCGCAGGAGAACTGGTATGCGCTCGCCGGTTTGGCCGAGCGGGTCACCAGCACCGGTCAGGTCGCCGCCGAACGGATGCGGCACGGCGAGGCTCAACCCGCAACCCCCAGCGGGCGCGATCCCGAAGCCCTCGAACAAGAAGAGGCCAAGGTCCGCGAACAAGAAGCAGAACTTGCAGCCGAGGTGACCACGTCCCGGCAACGGCTGGAGCAGGCCTCCGCAGATCGCAGCGCGGCAGAGAAAGCCGAAGCCGACGAGGCCCGGCGCTATCAGGCGCAGCTTCGTGCGATAGCCGACCGCCGCGAAGGCCTGGCGAAGCTCACCGGGCAGGTCAACTCCTTGCAGTCGCGGCTCCAGGCGTCGGACGAGGAAGAATCCCGGCTGAGCGCACGAGTGACCGAGGCGGAACAGCGTGCGACCGAAGCCGAGCATCAGTACAAGGTCTTGGAGACCAGGCTCGGGGGAGTCAGCGACGGCGAGTTCGATCTCGACGCGGGCTATGAGCAGGCGCTGGCCGAACAGCAAGAGGTCGAAGAGGAGATCTCGGGTCTCAAATCCGCAGAACAGGAAGCTGAGCAGCGGCAGGCGATGCTGGGTGCGCGAATCGATGCGTTGCGGGTAGGTCTGCAACGCCGTGATGCCTCCGGCGCACTGCTGGCGTCCGAACCGATCGACGGCCTGCTCGGCTCGCTGCCGGAGATGATCACCGTCGATCCGCGCTGGCAGCATGCGGTCTCGGTCGCTCTCGGCGCCGCAACCGAAGCACTCGTCGCGACGGGGTTCCCGACCGTCAACGAGGCCTTCGACCGACTGAAAACAGAAGACCTCGGGCGTGCGGGGCTGCTGATCAGCGGCCCCGCAGACCAGACCCAGTCGCATGCCCAACCGGGCCGGACGCTGCCCGGCGCCGCTTGCTGGGCCATGGACGCCATCACCGCCGATCCTCGGCTGACATCGGCGCTCCGGCAGCTACTCGGCACGGTCGCGCTAGTGGACGACCTCGCCGGTGCTCAGGCATTGATAGCGGACTTCCCAGAGCTCACCGCGGTCACCGCCGATGGTGATCTGGTCTCGGCCTGGTTCGCCAGCGGCGGCTCCGCGGCGCAGCCCTCGGTGATCGAGGTGCAAGCCAGTATCGACCAGGCCCGGACCGAACTCGAATCTGCGAAACACGACGCAGAGCAGTTGCGCTTCCGGATAGCAGCGGCGAACCAGCGGCTGCAGCAGGCCACAAATGCGACCGCCATCGCCTTCGAACAACTGAATGAGTCGGACGCACAGCTGACCGCGCTCACCGAGCAGTTGAGTACCTGGCGGCAGTCGGGCCAGAGCGCCCGGGTGGAAGCCGACCGGCTGCGGCAGGCCATCGAGCAGGCCGGGCACAATCAGGCGTCCAATCGTGAAAAGCTCGCCGAGCTCGAATCCCGGCTGGAAGCCGCCCAAAGCGAGGACGAACTGGCCGCCCCGGACGCCACGCAGCGTGACCGGCTCACCGTCGCGTCCCGCCAGGCCCGTGAAAAAGAGATGGACGCCCGGCTGGCGCTGCGCACCGCAGAAGAGCGAGCCCGCTCGCTCGCCGGACGCGCCGACTCTCTGCGCCGGGCAGCCCAAAATGAGCGGCTGGCCAGGCAAAAGGCACAGGCCAGAGCCGAGCAGCTACGCCGCGAGGCAACCGCAGCCAGAGCAGTCCTCACTGCTGCCCAATGGCTGTCGGGGCGGGTCGAGAAGGCGAAAGCCGCGGCACAAGCCGAACGGCAGGCCGCCGAAGAATCCCGCGTCATGGCCGAGACGAAGTTGGGTCAGCAACGTGCCGACGCGCGGACGAAGGCCCGGCAACTCGAAGAACTCGTCGAGGGCGAGCACAAGGATCAAATGGCCCGCATCGAGATGACCATGCGGGTCGAGCAATTGGCCGAGCGGACGATGACCGAACTCGGCATGGAGCAGGGCGTGCTGGTCGATGAATACGGTCCCGATCAGCTCATTCCCGTCATCACCAACCCCGACGGCACGCCGATCGATCCCGAAACCGACGAGGTACCCGAGCCCTACCCGTTCGTCCGCAAAGAACAGGAGTCACGGCTCAGGACGGCCGAGCGCAACCTGGCGGCGCTGGGGAAGATCAATCCTCTCGCGCTCGAGGAGTTCGAGGCGATGAACGAGCGGCACCAATTCCTCGCGGAGCAGCTGGAAGATCTGAAGAAGACCCGCAAAGACCTCCTCGACATCATCGATCAGGTCGACAAGCGGGTGCAGGAGGTCTTCGCTGCCGCCTACGAAGATGTGGCGACGACCTTCTCCGATGTGTTCGGCAGGCTGTTTCCCGGCGGTGAGGGACGATTGGTGTTGACCGATCCGGCGGACATGCTGACCACGGGCATCGAGGTCGAGGCGCGCCCGGCCGGCAAGAAGGTGCGCAGACTGTCACTGCTGTCCGGCGGCGAACGTTCCCTGGTGGCGGTTGGATTCTTGATCAGCCTGTTCATCGCCCGGCCCAGCCCGTTCTACATCTTGGACGAAGTCGAGGCGGCTCTCGACGACATCAACCTCAGCCGGCTGCTGTCGATCTATGAAGAACTGCGGGAGAACTCGCAGCTTTTGATCATCACCCATCAAAAACGGACGATGGAGATCGCCGACGCGCTCTACGGCGTCACTATGCGAGGTGACGGGGTATCCACAGTGATTTCACAACGTCTTGCCGAACGCTAG
- a CDS encoding amidohydrolase family protein: MKSWHLNGVVLPGTDRVDLWVRDGVISAEPIPGAESLGSGLWIMPGLVDAHCHIGLGAGGAVDRATAEQQAITDRNSGVLLIRDAGAPVDTHWVDARADLPRVIRAGRHIARPKRYLRNYAVEIDPATMVAEVERQARAGDGWVKLVGDWIDREAGDLEPLWPAGLAEQAISRAHELGAKVTAHCFAEQSVSELVAAGIDCIEHGTGMSDEVIAQMAHRGVSLVPTMTNLEHFPDFAAAGEAKFPTYSAHMRALHASRYEVLGNALDAGVPVYAGTDSGGVLRHGRIAEEAELLARLGGAEFALGAISWRAREWLGAPSLTPGAPADLVIYRQDPRVHLDTLHHPAVVMLRGALYPR; encoded by the coding sequence ATGAAGAGTTGGCATCTGAACGGCGTCGTGCTGCCCGGGACCGATCGGGTCGATCTGTGGGTCCGCGACGGCGTGATCAGTGCCGAACCCATCCCCGGCGCCGAATCTTTGGGATCCGGGCTCTGGATCATGCCCGGCCTGGTGGACGCGCACTGTCACATCGGTTTGGGGGCGGGAGGAGCCGTCGATCGGGCCACTGCCGAACAACAGGCCATCACCGATCGCAACTCCGGCGTCCTGTTGATCAGGGACGCCGGAGCCCCGGTCGACACCCACTGGGTCGACGCCCGGGCTGATCTGCCCAGGGTCATCCGGGCCGGACGCCACATCGCGCGTCCGAAGAGGTACCTGCGCAACTACGCCGTCGAGATCGACCCCGCCACCATGGTCGCCGAGGTCGAGCGCCAAGCGCGGGCCGGTGATGGCTGGGTGAAACTGGTGGGGGATTGGATCGACCGCGAGGCCGGTGATCTGGAACCACTGTGGCCGGCCGGGCTCGCCGAGCAGGCGATCAGCCGGGCACATGAATTGGGTGCCAAGGTCACCGCCCATTGCTTCGCCGAACAATCGGTGAGCGAACTGGTGGCGGCGGGGATCGACTGCATCGAGCATGGCACCGGCATGAGCGATGAGGTCATCGCGCAGATGGCCCACCGGGGGGTCAGCTTGGTGCCGACCATGACCAACCTGGAGCACTTCCCCGATTTCGCGGCGGCCGGCGAAGCAAAATTCCCCACCTACTCGGCGCACATGCGTGCACTGCATGCCTCGCGCTACGAAGTTCTCGGCAATGCATTGGACGCAGGCGTCCCGGTGTATGCCGGCACGGATTCCGGCGGCGTGCTCCGTCACGGCCGTATCGCCGAAGAGGCCGAACTGCTGGCCAGACTCGGGGGAGCCGAATTCGCGCTCGGCGCCATTTCCTGGCGGGCCCGCGAATGGCTGGGAGCCCCGAGCCTGACTCCGGGAGCACCGGCGGATCTCGTCATCTACCGTCAAGATCCGCGTGTTCATCTCGACACGCTGCACCACCCGGCTGTGGTGATGCTGCGCGGCGCGCTCTATCCGCGCTAA
- the ffh gene encoding signal recognition particle protein codes for MFDTLQDRLAATFKSLRGKGRLTDADIDATAREIRIALLEADVNLAVVKDFVARIRERAKGAELSRALNPSQQIIKIVNEELIEILGGETRLLRYAKQPPTVVMLAGLQGAGKTTLAGKLGAWLKEQGHSPLLVAADLQRPQAVEQLRVMAERAAVGIYAPQPGNGVGDPIQVAKDSIDYAKHHLFDMVIIDTAGRLGVDQEMMRQAEMIKALTKPDETLFVVDAMIGQDAVNTALAFEQGVGIDGVVLTKLDGDARGGAALSIARVIGKPIMFASNGEKLSDFDVFHPDRMASRILGMGDMLTLIEQAEKAFDAEESAKAAEKLMGGGAKFGLDDFLAQMQQIRKMGPLSKVFGMLPGASQMKAISEIDEKEVDRVEAIIRSMTPAERADVSILNGSRRARIAKGSGVEVRDVNELVNRFVEARKMMQSMSQMMPGMPGMGGGNRQQRKQQAKKGKGGKKVSGNPAKRAAQAKAKANPELRAQQEQAAPMSAEETQAAMKDFSLPPELQQMLNQQNKGPR; via the coding sequence GTGTTCGACACCCTTCAAGATCGTCTTGCTGCGACCTTCAAATCACTGCGTGGCAAGGGCCGGCTCACCGATGCCGACATCGACGCCACCGCCCGCGAGATCCGTATCGCGCTGCTCGAGGCCGACGTCAACCTCGCCGTGGTCAAAGACTTCGTCGCGCGCATCAGGGAGCGGGCGAAGGGCGCGGAGCTGTCGCGGGCCCTCAATCCGAGTCAGCAGATCATCAAGATCGTCAACGAGGAACTCATCGAGATCCTCGGCGGCGAGACCCGGCTGCTGCGCTATGCCAAACAACCGCCGACCGTCGTCATGCTGGCCGGTCTGCAGGGCGCCGGCAAGACGACCTTGGCCGGCAAGCTGGGCGCCTGGCTGAAAGAACAGGGCCACTCGCCCTTGCTGGTGGCGGCCGACCTGCAGCGTCCGCAGGCCGTCGAACAGTTGAGGGTGATGGCCGAACGGGCCGCCGTGGGCATCTATGCTCCGCAACCCGGAAACGGGGTGGGCGATCCCATCCAGGTCGCTAAAGACTCCATTGACTACGCTAAACATCATCTGTTCGATATGGTCATCATCGACACGGCCGGCCGGCTCGGCGTCGACCAGGAGATGATGCGCCAGGCCGAGATGATCAAGGCGCTCACCAAACCCGACGAGACCCTGTTCGTCGTCGACGCCATGATCGGCCAGGACGCGGTCAACACCGCCTTGGCCTTCGAACAGGGCGTCGGCATCGACGGCGTGGTGCTCACCAAACTCGACGGCGATGCCCGCGGTGGCGCGGCGCTGTCGATCGCGAGGGTGATCGGCAAGCCGATCATGTTCGCGTCCAATGGCGAGAAACTCTCGGACTTCGACGTCTTCCATCCCGACCGGATGGCCAGCCGGATTCTGGGCATGGGCGACATGCTCACCCTGATCGAGCAGGCCGAGAAGGCGTTCGACGCGGAAGAGTCCGCCAAGGCCGCCGAGAAACTGATGGGCGGCGGCGCCAAATTCGGCTTGGACGATTTCCTCGCCCAGATGCAGCAGATCCGCAAAATGGGTCCGCTGAGCAAGGTCTTCGGCATGTTGCCGGGAGCCTCCCAGATGAAGGCGATCTCGGAGATCGACGAGAAAGAGGTCGACCGGGTCGAGGCGATCATCCGTTCGATGACCCCGGCCGAGCGCGCCGACGTGAGCATTCTCAACGGATCACGCCGGGCGCGCATCGCGAAGGGCTCCGGAGTCGAGGTGCGCGACGTCAACGAGCTGGTGAACCGGTTCGTCGAGGCCCGCAAGATGATGCAGTCGATGAGCCAGATGATGCCGGGAATGCCCGGCATGGGTGGCGGAAACCGGCAGCAGCGCAAGCAGCAGGCGAAGAAGGGCAAGGGCGGCAAGAAGGTTTCGGGCAACCCGGCCAAGCGCGCCGCCCAGGCGAAGGCCAAGGCCAACCCCGAGTTGCGCGCTCAGCAGGAGCAGGCGGCCCCGATGAGCGCCGAGGAGACTCAGGCCGCCATGAAGGACTTCTCGCTGCCTCCCGAATTGCAGCAGATGCTCAACCAGCAGAACAAGGGTCCGCGCTAA
- the ftsY gene encoding signal recognition particle-docking protein FtsY, which translates to MEWIPWTVIIGILVVAAIAGLSIVISKRRAQARGELGTKQAPAVEDVASGELIETEPPADIEAAEAEIVEPETAPPLEETALIEPEAPEREIESPEKAASRLARLRRKLASSNNALARALADLLSSDRIDDETWDDFETTLITSDLGVGPTGELVTALRQELRIDGIADPAQAKDLLRGELIKLVNPDLDRSLNLDHPAGQPAVVLVVGVNGTGKTTTVGKLGRMLIAEDKTVLFGAADTFRAAAAEQLTTWGERVGVETIRSDEGADPASVAFNTVDEGIEQEVDAVLIDTAGRLHTKVGLMDELGKVKRVIEKKAPVGEVLLVLDATTGQNGLTQARIFAEVVDITGIVLTKLDGSAKGGIVVQVQRELGVPVKFIGLGEGADDLAPFDAEQFVDGLLGN; encoded by the coding sequence GTGGAATGGATTCCGTGGACAGTCATTATCGGCATTCTTGTGGTGGCAGCCATTGCGGGCCTGTCGATCGTCATCAGCAAGAGGCGCGCCCAGGCGCGTGGTGAGCTTGGGACGAAACAAGCTCCCGCGGTTGAGGATGTCGCCTCCGGCGAGCTGATCGAAACCGAGCCGCCCGCCGACATCGAGGCCGCCGAGGCAGAGATTGTCGAGCCCGAGACTGCGCCGCCGCTCGAAGAGACCGCTCTGATTGAGCCGGAGGCCCCCGAGCGCGAGATCGAATCCCCGGAGAAGGCCGCGTCCAGGCTGGCCAGGCTCCGCCGCAAACTGGCGAGCAGCAACAACGCATTGGCCCGTGCCCTGGCCGATCTGCTGTCCAGCGACCGGATCGATGACGAGACCTGGGACGACTTCGAAACGACACTGATCACCTCTGACCTCGGTGTGGGACCGACAGGTGAGCTGGTCACCGCGCTGCGTCAAGAGCTGCGCATCGACGGCATCGCCGACCCCGCCCAGGCCAAAGACCTGCTGCGGGGCGAGTTGATCAAGCTGGTCAACCCCGATCTCGATCGCTCCTTGAATCTCGACCACCCTGCCGGCCAGCCGGCGGTCGTGCTGGTGGTCGGTGTCAACGGCACCGGCAAGACCACCACCGTCGGCAAACTGGGACGCATGCTCATCGCCGAAGACAAGACTGTGCTCTTCGGCGCGGCAGATACCTTCCGCGCCGCCGCCGCCGAGCAGCTCACCACCTGGGGTGAGCGGGTGGGGGTCGAGACGATCCGCTCGGACGAGGGCGCCGACCCCGCGTCCGTGGCCTTCAACACCGTCGACGAGGGCATCGAGCAGGAAGTGGACGCGGTGCTGATCGACACCGCAGGCCGGCTGCACACCAAGGTCGGTTTGATGGACGAGCTCGGCAAGGTCAAACGAGTCATCGAGAAGAAGGCTCCGGTGGGCGAGGTGCTGCTGGTGTTGGATGCCACCACCGGCCAAAACGGGCTCACCCAGGCCCGTATCTTCGCCGAGGTCGTCGACATCACCGGCATCGTACTGACCAAGCTCGACGGATCGGCCAAGGGCGGCATCGTCGTCCAAGTGCAACGTGAACTCGGCGTCCCGGTGAAGTTCATCGGGCTGGGGGAGGGCGCCGACGACCTGGCACCCTTCGACGCCGAACAATTCGTGGACGGCCTGCTGGGCAACTGA